The nucleotide sequence TTCTTCGAAACTCATATGCAGTCTACGCTTCAAAAAACTTGTGAAACTATGTGTTGCAATTCACATTTGTTTATTATTTCAGATCTTAACTATTTCTTAAAAATCTTTAGTAACCTTGTACAGATAGATGAAATCGAATCCCCCCTTAGGTTTGTTTATATTCTCATTAATATAACCTTATTACGTTGTAGCTTTTGGCCAAGGATCCAGCACTAGAGCGCTTCAAATCATATAGGAAAAGTGCCTCAAGCATCAGAAGAGTTGGTGATTACCTCACTATCGCCGTGGTAGCTGGTATGTCAATCCTAAATTGACAAAAATGTTTTCATCTTGTAGATACATATTGGGTTAAACTGAAACACACTGTAAAACctatataatatttcttttgtaaGTACCACTTTGGGTGTCTTTCCGCCAGTTTACTTTTAAGCTAATTTTATCTGTTTGACCTGTTGGAGATAATCAGAATAAGCATTATGTAGCTGCATGTGGCTAAATCAGTTTGCTTATTATTTAACCATATATTCTTTCGTCATGAATCTAATTATGCTGAGTACTTTGAAATTTGTTCCAGGATGTTGCTATGAGATCTATGTCCGGGCTGTCACACGAGAAGAAGCTCGTAAGGCTCTCAAGTCGAAGTAGCAGCCCCATAAGGCGGTTGTTGGTAATTATTATTCCATTTGTGCAACCTAAAGATTGTCAATAATCTATGATTACGCAGAATTGTTCATGTTTCAAGAAATATAATATTTCTTATGCATAAATGAGTGCTATGGATGTAGAAACTCTCAAACTCAAACCATCAGCCTGGCCTGATTACTGAAAGCTTTAGCTTGTTgctttttgatttttcttttccttctcgtGCTATTATGGTATCTTTTGTTTAAGATTCTTCATTCTTGTAAAATGCAGCTTCTTGTTTGCGTTTTCACGATAATCATATAATGTGTGTCATGCTTCGAAGACAACTTTTAAGTTCTATGGACAACAAAACTAAGGGGGATCAAAGTCCCAAGAAGTCATGTACACGTTCTATAATGCAACTTTACAGTAATACTTCAATCTGAATACAACTTTATTTTTAATGAGCTTTATAAGCTTTAtgttaaaattaaaaacaaaaggatactaaaaaaatatattatatatttagaatTGTATTAAACTCCTTAGGGTATAAAGAGTGGTAAACTttaaaatcaaccaatgagagtgtgtcaTGTCACTCAACCTTAAGAGTTTAAACtatgctgaaaagtgttggcaatggttaggcTGCTCGGTATGGGGATCGGCTTTGGACCGTCCCCTACCGGCGCCGGTCCTTCTTCCATGCTGCCCCCCCCCCCAAGCCGCGTCCTCACCGTACTTTGGAGGACGTCTCCGACGGTCCACAACAACACAAAAAGACAGTCATCCCCTCTCTCACACACTtatacatacaatatatacatatacattttaggtccatttcccatttccatacttccatcctctttgccccatcctcaAACCCATCCTACGTGGCGCCTACATACATATACATTTTAGGTCCATCCCCCATTTCCATACCTCCATTCTCTTTGCCCCATCCTCAAACCCatcctacgtggcggatcattcTCCGAGGGAGGACCATCATCATATCACATAGCCTTAGACACTTCATGaattggtaaactatttaaaaaaaacgaaaaaatgtgtgattggttgagaagacATGGATCCCACCAcacacaccccctctctctctctctctctccttccctcCCTCTCCCCGTTTCGGTGAAGGTTCATCGCCTCTCCAAGTTTACCGATCGGCAAAACCCACCAACAGCGGTGTTACCGCGCAATAAACCGCTTTGCTGAGTGGGTTTGCCGCCCACTCCGGACACCCTTACAAGTTATACTAAATCATGCATTAATGATAAAAGTCTTAAAAAATAGATAAAAGTACTTTtacaaattattttcaaaataacaCCAACTTTTACAAGCAAAAATAACGATTTCTTTGGTTTTTTCGTTATATTGACGAACTCATCTTCTtcgcatttcatcaaacaccttccTGACCAAATCATTTTACTTGAACTAAGCCCAGATCACTTGGAGTCAATATTTGAAGCAACATTTGTGACTGAGAAACGATAAGGATGTACAGCTCCAAATGATCACCTCTTTACATTTACCATCACCGTTTCTTTGCGGAGCATAGATTTGATATTAGTATGTGACTCaaaaggtgtttgatgaaatgcttcaaTGAGAAACGATCACCCGGACCAACTTCATAAAGGGTAACGGTAGCTCTATGATAAATTGCACACACTAAAAGATCTTATTTGCCACAAAATGCCTGCAACTTTGCGGCTCAAAGTTAAAATGTTTAATCACTTCTTCAAGTTTACAACCTCTCATAGCTTTTGTTCATCAAGAGTCAATATTCCAAAAACACTCAATCAGCTACTTAATCAGCGACCACCATTGTTGCAAATCAAGCAAGTACACGCTCAAGTTATCACCCAATCACTCTCATCACATTCCATTTTGATTGACTCTTTAATTCATTGTTATCTCTCAACTAATAATCTAAACTTTGCAAGAACTCTATTTGATCAATACCCAAACTATCCCCCATCAATATTGCTATGGAATATAATGATCAGATCATATTCCAAGCTCCAGAATTCTCGAGAACCAATCAATCTTTTTCGCCGATTGAACGCCTTAGACCAAGATTCTTCGGTTGCCCCAGACCATTACACATTCACTTTCTTGATCACGTCGTGCACACACCAAAACTCAGAGTTACATGGCATGACCATTCATGGGATTGTCATTAAAAATGGGCATGTAAGTAATCTATACGTAGGTAATTCATTGATAAATTTGTATGCTGTGTTTTGCATACTAGATGATGCCTgcaaggtgttcgatgaaatgcctgaaAGAGACGTCTTTTCATGGACCAGTCTGCTAGGTGGGCACGCCAAGCAGGGGAAAATAACACGAGCCTGTGAAATCTTTGCAATGATGCCGATGCGTAACATGGTATCATGGGCTGTTATTATTTCAGGATTTCTTGATCAGGGTAGGTACACCGATGCGCTTATATACTTCCATGATATGCTAAGGGAATCACATGGTTGTTTTAAGCCAAATGAAGCCGTTCTTGTTTGTGCTTTATCTGCTTGCGCTAACCTTGAGGCTTTATATCAAGGAAAGCGGATTCATGCATACATATACAAGAACGGTTTCACTAAAAGGTCTAACATCTCGACTGCTCTTATTGATATGTACTCAAAATGCGGGATCATAAACGATGCATATCAAGTTTTCAACAGCATTTCTGAACCAGATGTTTGCAACTACACAAGCATGATTTCAGGGTTCTCGGATCATGGATTGGGTAGCAACGCCCTTCGAGTTTTTCACCAAATGATTGCTCAAAACGTCACTCCCAATGAGATAACACTTCTTGGTGTCTTAAAAGGATGCAGCCATTCGGGTCTAGTAGAAGAGGGTTCTTTCATTTTCTACAATATG is from Helianthus annuus cultivar XRQ/B chromosome 9, HanXRQr2.0-SUNRISE, whole genome shotgun sequence and encodes:
- the LOC110879779 gene encoding succinate dehydrogenase subunit 7A, mitochondrial; the encoded protein is MASLLKRTSFSSLRAHHQAAEGLILQSRRQIHVEPGVREKALLAKDPALERFKSYRKSASSIRRVGDYLTIAVVAGCCYEIYVRAVTREEARKALKSK
- the LOC110879776 gene encoding pentatricopeptide repeat-containing protein At2g20540 isoform X1; this translates as MPATLRLKVKMFNHFFKFTTSHSFCSSRVNIPKTLNQLLNQRPPLLQIKQVHAQVITQSLSSHSILIDSLIHCYLSTNNLNFARTLFDQYPNYPPSILLWNIMIRSYSKLQNSREPINLFRRLNALDQDSSVAPDHYTFTFLITSCTHQNSELHGMTIHGIVIKNGHVSNLYVGNSLINLYAVFCILDDACKVFDEMPERDVFSWTSLLGGHAKQGKITRACEIFAMMPMRNMVSWAVIISGFLDQGRYTDALIYFHDMLRESHGCFKPNEAVLVCALSACANLEALYQGKRIHAYIYKNGFTKRSNISTALIDMYSKCGIINDAYQVFNSISEPDVCNYTSMISGFSDHGLGSNALRVFHQMIAQNVTPNEITLLGVLKGCSHSGLVEEGSFIFYNMGRYWNIEPKVEHYGCFVDLLGRAGHLKPALVIAIKMPLDPDIVIWRALLSGCRIYKDANLADKIVAYVEQGYCSQFSGNEVLLSNLYASLSKWERVGEIRKIMSQRENESRPRSESSVGCSWIDVNGAVHEFRVDDQLHPHIEKLNDVLKRLMLDEMSEIEFCK
- the LOC110879776 gene encoding pentatricopeptide repeat-containing protein At3g47530 isoform X2 translates to MPERDVFSWTSLLGGHAKQGKITRACEIFAMMPMRNMVSWAVIISGFLDQGRYTDALIYFHDMLRESHGCFKPNEAVLVCALSACANLEALYQGKRIHAYIYKNGFTKRSNISTALIDMYSKCGIINDAYQVFNSISEPDVCNYTSMISGFSDHGLGSNALRVFHQMIAQNVTPNEITLLGVLKGCSHSGLVEEGSFIFYNMGRYWNIEPKVEHYGCFVDLLGRAGHLKPALVIAIKMPLDPDIVIWRALLSGCRIYKDANLADKIVAYVEQGYCSQFSGNEVLLSNLYASLSKWERVGEIRKIMSQRENESRPRSESSVGCSWIDVNGAVHEFRVDDQLHPHIEKLNDVLKRLMLDEMSEIEFCK